Proteins from a single region of Chryseobacterium sp. T16E-39:
- a CDS encoding RHS repeat domain-containing protein, with protein MKILSAIILSLSSVWGYSQTREQKESISRTAQHQQSSVLAKTGSVTEDPGGGPSDSGAGANNPSGTFAPQNESFYNTKGNIDVTASGQLQFNLPIALPPGIKDVAPSLNLSYLSGSGNGIAGYGWSISGITTITRAGKSIEKDGESKAMQLDYSDYYSFNGQRLILKSGQYGKDGAEYVTEKYSNVKIKSLGSVYAQPWQGPEYWEITFEDGSQAWYGATTTGNSTARTPIEYNIVKWRDKKGNYISYNYTQSSSIALINNIQWGGNEDVGKPHFNRVDFHYSSRNIPESSYLKGIGFIQYSILSTITVYTESTIFKSYTINYSTSEKINDDSNRLVNYQFVKSVTEGNSINDPANPVLFAAKPLKTKVDEYGFGDYSDVITTGDYNGDSLVDFVVKQPAQSGRPEGYYIYFDVFNNTSPNYVYLGSSATYQAGKLLNFNIKPSDNIVKTKQGLLFIKALPVDDHTTGNIDLKYYSIKTDGSVLNTLNNPLITEYSKTVNPTAYVYPTNFYPLNNIPANYGISDFSQLEDPKEVDINLDGMSELIFAIKDSRCFRSQTTLTWSCNHLGYRYAVVDDADIASGDIHIISNANTQVNKSILSKSGIMDFDNNGKTDIIFAESASQNTNVSFSTKNYVFDYYPPIVRNISTPLNNLRQYELVKGGNSYYISLKKTHTVKGLLDGIQYGDLNGDRNMEVLIPLHENATNDDYQTGWAIYLNDGLGLNESLQGLMYYRSSTSASTGLVNYSNTSLIDLDGDGKSDIVNSIVTHAPALQLSTWRIDSYGEAQYNIGDPEFRWKFNAQRLYYSERPKYVVSPLFGDFKINNSTSKVLFLLKGIDSGERKLISYQHFNLNNDKNISTISQANLIYNIDYKELDPVINPNMYAPIKKEQYPYVEMDRLSQTFAVTQIRLFNRKQDFRYRGHIAHLQGRGVVGFRQVARSSWYADGFENTKIWSGTEIDPLKEALPVKEWSIRTNDENKIFPTDLSINNTQLLSFKSTDYKIDKLLDGQVVSTVPDIDRSRAVTAIVPSSNLSKDFLNNTTTNTSVTYGNLYLPSVITTTVNGNFSTSTKKFGYFNNPTGQGKDYYIGRLSAKIEEKKAYSSTHLMAEYYTYENNLLKTNTTIAGTDFDNAIVDEFTYDGFGNLTEKLTRTGYNTTTRIQKNVYDPKGKFLIKQIDNLGLVTDITYNNWGQVISKTDPSGNSIVSTYNEWGTLMKVKSNLSGSTSYQHIRDTNGNITVVQYDADGNISRKFTNALGQEYKTHTKGFNAGTFIATYTFYDAIGRKIRESEPFVDMATEEPQFPVTLRWNVINYDDTVFPSKITATALAKLDSQWQVSTFIGKKVETSVSGLTTTVREINGYNRTSSKTADALGNIISSTDPGGIINFLYNADGQQIQAKYGDNIVTTKYDAWGRKIELNDPSNGLYKYEYNGFSQPVKLISPKGTKEYSYNNLSQLISQTEISTADNGQATNKTITYTYDDKGRLTLRSGTSKGKGFSSNVVYDPQGRVLSTSENSNGKYFTQKGITYDDKARVISYEKSINSSGLLTKVNVENVYNTWNGELYQIKDKNSGKILWTLLETNLKGQTLKANLGKSKIFNTYDESGYLTNIDHQHWTQQAGIPSILFVNYTFDGVKNELKTRNTLGDFSISETFTYDDNNRLIKWTNPRTGQLSQNIYDAKGRILENDQIGTMKYENTSKVYQPTGMTLNNTGVQNYNNDLIQSIVYNENNDPVFIDGEKGDVAFQYGLTSMRQQVTYGGNFGSNGEGKFTKYYSEDGSFEVVRENATGKEKHILYIGGTPYESNIIFLKNYDEASGSYKFLHKDYIGSILAISDEDGNKLEQRHYDAWGNFTHLKIGNGAVVTDKNIIDNASLLLDRGYTSHEHFAEVGIIHMNGRLYDPLLRRFLNADENIQDPTNTQNYNKYGYVMNNPLMFNDPNGEFFIAISIPILIIGALKAVMIGALIYTGMAALTGNASKAGFLKSVLTSFVMGGLSAGVGALNVFGNGFWGTVAQGAALGAAGGAIDAAVNNTNVLQGIVKGAAMGGAIAAVSYTVRYYTTSTGTKTSAIEDTAENTVDGKTPVGDRSYARDLYEKQFGTQSGLDKNDIYNRAIPGGEMTCDCSEGVIKYTEVKESGEKVVKRALGVTESTTVDRGFLKGKVNVHKIYLSHKAFASREQLAYVMQHELGHVRIYNGGEDLRKAAKKEIQLSGSALDYSSLLDNAGHYHIQQYGTSFLENNGWNLKSAIPSNIFNSANFKMYNQSIYNALKNTDFKININFK; from the coding sequence ATGAAAATTCTTTCAGCAATAATACTTTCGCTGAGTTCGGTATGGGGCTATTCTCAGACCCGTGAACAGAAAGAAAGTATATCGAGAACAGCTCAGCACCAACAAAGTTCCGTTCTAGCAAAGACTGGTTCAGTAACAGAAGATCCCGGCGGAGGACCTTCCGACTCTGGGGCTGGAGCCAATAACCCATCTGGAACTTTTGCGCCTCAAAATGAAAGCTTTTATAATACAAAAGGAAATATTGACGTTACCGCATCTGGACAACTACAATTCAATCTACCCATTGCCTTGCCACCAGGAATAAAAGACGTTGCCCCAAGTTTAAATTTATCTTATCTAAGTGGATCAGGAAATGGGATCGCAGGATATGGATGGAGTATTTCCGGGATAACGACTATAACTAGAGCTGGAAAATCAATTGAAAAAGACGGCGAATCAAAGGCTATGCAGTTAGATTATTCAGATTACTATAGTTTTAATGGACAAAGACTAATTCTAAAATCAGGACAGTATGGCAAAGATGGAGCTGAGTACGTAACAGAAAAATATTCTAATGTTAAAATAAAATCTCTAGGGTCTGTATATGCCCAGCCCTGGCAAGGTCCTGAATACTGGGAAATTACTTTTGAAGATGGATCTCAAGCATGGTACGGAGCTACCACTACCGGCAATAGTACCGCAAGAACACCTATAGAATATAACATTGTTAAATGGAGAGATAAAAAAGGAAATTATATTTCTTACAATTATACTCAAAGTAGTAGTATTGCATTGATTAATAATATTCAATGGGGAGGAAATGAAGATGTAGGAAAGCCTCATTTCAATAGAGTTGACTTTCATTATTCTTCCAGAAATATTCCTGAATCATCATATTTAAAAGGTATTGGATTTATACAGTACTCTATACTAAGTACTATTACTGTATATACGGAGTCAACTATTTTTAAAAGCTATACTATTAATTATTCTACTTCAGAAAAAATTAATGATGACAGCAATAGACTTGTCAACTATCAATTTGTAAAAAGTGTTACGGAAGGAAATAGCATCAATGATCCTGCAAACCCCGTCCTTTTCGCAGCAAAACCACTTAAAACCAAAGTGGATGAATATGGTTTTGGAGATTATAGCGATGTTATTACTACCGGCGATTATAATGGAGATAGTTTAGTAGATTTTGTAGTAAAACAGCCAGCTCAAAGTGGCAGACCTGAAGGATACTATATTTATTTTGATGTTTTCAATAACACAAGTCCGAACTATGTATATTTGGGAAGCAGTGCAACATATCAGGCTGGTAAGCTATTAAACTTTAATATTAAACCATCCGATAATATTGTAAAAACCAAGCAAGGATTATTATTTATTAAAGCACTTCCTGTAGATGACCATACCACAGGAAATATAGATTTAAAATACTATTCAATTAAAACTGATGGATCAGTTTTAAATACATTAAATAATCCTTTAATTACGGAATATTCTAAAACGGTAAATCCAACAGCGTATGTCTATCCTACGAATTTTTATCCCTTGAATAATATTCCTGCTAATTATGGCATTTCTGATTTTTCCCAACTGGAAGACCCTAAAGAGGTGGATATTAATTTAGATGGAATGTCTGAACTTATTTTTGCCATTAAGGATTCTAGATGTTTCCGTAGCCAGACAACTTTAACCTGGTCTTGTAATCATTTAGGTTATCGATATGCTGTTGTTGATGACGCTGACATAGCATCGGGTGACATCCATATTATTAGTAATGCCAATACTCAGGTCAATAAAAGTATATTGAGTAAATCAGGGATTATGGATTTTGACAATAATGGAAAAACTGATATTATTTTTGCAGAATCAGCCAGTCAAAATACCAATGTCTCTTTTTCTACAAAAAATTATGTCTTTGATTATTACCCACCTATTGTTAGAAATATTTCTACTCCTCTTAACAATCTGCGTCAATATGAGCTGGTAAAAGGAGGCAATTCTTATTATATCAGTTTAAAAAAGACCCATACTGTTAAAGGGCTTCTCGATGGTATTCAATATGGAGATCTTAATGGAGATAGAAATATGGAAGTTCTTATTCCATTACATGAAAATGCAACCAATGATGATTATCAAACAGGATGGGCAATTTATTTAAATGATGGCCTAGGCTTAAATGAAAGCCTTCAAGGCCTGATGTATTACAGATCTTCTACTTCTGCTTCTACAGGCCTTGTAAATTATTCGAATACGAGCCTAATTGACCTAGATGGAGATGGGAAAAGTGATATCGTCAACTCGATTGTTACCCATGCTCCAGCTCTTCAATTATCTACATGGAGAATAGATAGTTACGGGGAAGCTCAATATAATATTGGCGACCCTGAATTTAGATGGAAATTTAATGCTCAAAGATTATATTATTCTGAAAGACCTAAATATGTTGTGTCACCTTTATTTGGAGATTTCAAAATTAATAATTCAACTTCAAAAGTTCTATTCTTGTTAAAAGGAATTGACAGCGGTGAAAGAAAATTGATCAGCTATCAGCATTTCAATCTAAATAATGATAAGAACATCTCTACAATATCTCAGGCAAATCTCATTTACAATATTGATTACAAAGAGCTTGATCCAGTTATCAACCCTAATATGTATGCCCCTATCAAAAAGGAGCAATATCCTTATGTTGAAATGGATAGACTCTCGCAAACTTTTGCAGTCACACAGATAAGATTATTCAATCGAAAGCAGGATTTCAGATATAGGGGTCATATTGCCCACTTACAAGGAAGAGGAGTAGTCGGTTTTCGTCAGGTAGCCCGTTCATCGTGGTACGCTGATGGATTTGAAAATACAAAGATCTGGAGTGGAACAGAAATAGATCCTTTGAAGGAAGCACTTCCTGTTAAAGAATGGTCAATAAGAACAAACGATGAAAATAAGATTTTCCCTACAGATTTATCAATCAATAACACCCAACTTTTATCATTCAAGTCAACGGATTATAAAATAGATAAATTATTAGACGGGCAGGTTGTATCCACTGTTCCAGATATTGATAGATCCAGAGCAGTAACAGCAATTGTACCTTCTTCCAATCTTTCGAAGGACTTTCTAAACAACACTACAACAAATACGTCTGTCACTTACGGAAATCTTTATTTACCATCTGTTATAACAACTACAGTTAATGGCAACTTCTCTACATCAACTAAAAAATTTGGCTATTTCAATAATCCTACAGGGCAAGGAAAAGATTATTATATAGGTCGCCTATCCGCCAAGATAGAAGAGAAAAAAGCTTATTCAAGCACCCACCTGATGGCGGAATACTATACTTATGAAAATAATCTTTTAAAAACAAATACGACCATTGCCGGAACTGATTTTGACAATGCTATTGTAGATGAATTTACTTACGATGGATTCGGAAATCTTACTGAAAAATTAACACGAACCGGTTATAATACAACGACTCGTATCCAAAAGAATGTGTATGATCCTAAAGGTAAATTTCTTATCAAGCAAATTGATAACTTAGGCCTTGTTACTGATATTACTTATAATAATTGGGGGCAAGTAATAAGTAAAACCGATCCATCAGGAAACAGTATTGTAAGTACTTATAATGAGTGGGGCACATTGATGAAAGTGAAATCAAACCTAAGTGGCTCCACTTCTTATCAGCATATCAGAGATACTAATGGAAACATTACAGTTGTTCAATATGATGCCGATGGAAATATTTCAAGAAAATTCACCAATGCTCTGGGACAGGAATATAAAACTCATACTAAAGGATTTAATGCCGGTACATTCATTGCAACTTACACATTTTATGATGCTATAGGAAGGAAAATACGTGAATCTGAACCTTTCGTTGACATGGCTACTGAAGAACCTCAATTCCCAGTAACTTTACGATGGAATGTAATTAATTATGACGACACAGTCTTTCCTTCTAAAATAACGGCAACGGCTTTGGCAAAGCTTGATAGCCAATGGCAGGTTTCTACTTTTATAGGTAAAAAGGTAGAAACTTCAGTATCCGGTCTAACTACAACAGTTAGAGAGATAAATGGCTACAACAGAACATCCTCAAAGACAGCAGATGCTCTTGGAAACATCATCTCAAGTACAGATCCGGGAGGAATTATTAATTTCCTTTATAATGCAGATGGACAGCAGATACAAGCAAAATATGGTGACAACATTGTAACAACGAAATATGATGCATGGGGTAGAAAAATAGAACTTAATGATCCGTCTAATGGCTTATATAAATATGAATATAACGGATTTAGCCAACCTGTAAAACTTATCAGCCCTAAGGGAACTAAAGAATACAGCTATAATAATTTGAGTCAACTTATTTCTCAAACGGAAATTTCTACAGCAGATAATGGGCAAGCAACTAACAAGACCATCACATATACATATGATGATAAAGGAAGATTAACTTTAAGATCAGGAACATCTAAAGGAAAAGGATTTAGCTCAAATGTGGTATATGATCCTCAAGGAAGAGTTTTGTCTACATCAGAAAATAGTAATGGTAAATATTTTACTCAGAAGGGAATTACTTACGACGACAAGGCAAGAGTAATCTCATATGAAAAAAGCATAAATTCTTCAGGATTGCTTACCAAAGTAAATGTCGAAAATGTTTACAATACATGGAATGGTGAGTTGTATCAGATAAAAGATAAAAACTCAGGGAAAATTCTTTGGACATTATTAGAAACCAATCTTAAAGGACAAACATTAAAGGCAAATTTAGGAAAATCAAAAATTTTTAATACCTACGATGAAAGTGGTTATCTAACTAATATTGATCATCAACATTGGACTCAGCAAGCCGGAATTCCTAGTATTTTATTTGTTAATTATACTTTTGACGGAGTAAAAAATGAGCTAAAAACTAGAAATACATTAGGTGATTTCAGCATCTCTGAGACATTTACTTATGATGATAATAATCGTCTAATTAAATGGACTAATCCAAGAACAGGACAGCTTTCACAAAACATTTATGATGCAAAAGGTAGAATCTTAGAAAATGACCAGATAGGAACCATGAAGTATGAAAATACTTCGAAGGTTTATCAACCGACAGGAATGACCCTTAATAATACTGGCGTACAGAATTATAATAATGATCTCATTCAAAGTATTGTTTATAATGAAAATAATGACCCCGTATTTATTGACGGTGAAAAAGGGGACGTTGCATTCCAATATGGATTAACAAGCATGAGACAACAAGTTACTTACGGTGGTAACTTTGGTAGTAATGGAGAAGGTAAATTCACTAAATATTACAGTGAAGACGGAAGCTTTGAAGTAGTAAGAGAGAATGCTACCGGCAAAGAAAAACACATTCTCTACATTGGAGGCACTCCATATGAAAGCAATATTATTTTTCTCAAAAATTACGATGAGGCCAGTGGTTCATACAAATTTTTACACAAAGATTATATCGGAAGTATACTAGCTATTAGTGACGAAGATGGAAATAAACTAGAACAAAGACATTATGACGCATGGGGTAATTTCACTCATCTTAAAATAGGAAATGGTGCTGTTGTTACCGATAAAAATATTATTGATAATGCTTCGTTATTACTGGACAGGGGCTACACTAGTCATGAACATTTTGCAGAAGTGGGAATCATCCACATGAACGGTAGGCTTTACGACCCTTTATTACGTAGATTCCTTAATGCAGATGAAAATATTCAAGATCCTACCAATACTCAAAATTATAATAAGTATGGTTACGTAATGAATAATCCTTTGATGTTTAATGATCCAAATGGTGAGTTTTTTATTGCTATCAGTATACCTATTTTAATTATCGGAGCACTAAAAGCTGTTATGATTGGAGCATTAATCTATACCGGAATGGCTGCTCTTACAGGAAACGCAAGCAAGGCAGGCTTTTTGAAAAGTGTCCTAACTTCTTTTGTAATGGGAGGCTTATCTGCTGGTGTTGGTGCTCTCAATGTATTCGGTAACGGATTCTGGGGAACAGTAGCTCAGGGTGCTGCACTAGGTGCTGCTGGTGGGGCTATTGATGCTGCCGTAAATAACACCAATGTTCTTCAAGGAATTGTAAAAGGAGCTGCAATGGGAGGAGCAATTGCTGCTGTCAGCTATACTGTAAGATATTACACAACTTCTACCGGTACAAAAACCAGCGCCATAGAAGATACGGCCGAAAATACAGTTGATGGAAAAACTCCTGTTGGTGACAGATCTTATGCAAGGGATTTGTATGAAAAACAATTTGGAACACAATCTGGTCTTGACAAAAATGATATTTATAATAGAGCAATACCTGGTGGAGAAATGACGTGTGATTGTAGTGAGGGTGTAATCAAATATACTGAAGTTAAAGAAAGCGGAGAAAAAGTTGTAAAAAGAGCTCTAGGCGTTACTGAAAGCACTACTGTTGACAGAGGATTCCTTAAGGGAAAGGTAAATGTCCATAAAATATATTTATCCCATAAGGCATTTGCTAGTAGAGAGCAATTAGCCTATGTAATGCAACATGAACTGGGACATGTAAGGATATATAATGGAGGAGAAGATCTAAGAAAAGCAGCAAAAAAGGAAATACAATTGAGTGGCTCAGCCTTAGATTATTCAAGTTTATTAGATAATGCGGGACATTATCATATTCAACAATATGGAACTAGTTTCTTAGAAAATAATGGCTGGAATTTAAAATCTGCAATTCCATCAAATATTTTCAATAGTGCTAACTTTAAAATGTACAATCAAAGTATTTATAATGCATTAAAAAATACTGACTTTAAAATAAATATAAATTTTAAATAG
- a CDS encoding DUF6660 family protein, whose product MNFLRLILAFYFVVLSVMPCEDVHKQSGSSKTDFSLSVGESHSKDQGDICSPLCVCNCCQMTVAAFKMEPQINIPKQIPSYFSKKILFHKNDFAYQVYENIWQPPKI is encoded by the coding sequence GTGAACTTCTTAAGATTGATTTTAGCATTTTATTTTGTGGTGTTGTCTGTAATGCCATGTGAAGATGTGCATAAACAATCGGGTTCCTCTAAAACAGACTTTTCATTAAGTGTTGGAGAGTCTCATTCAAAGGATCAGGGTGATATCTGTTCTCCATTATGTGTTTGCAATTGTTGTCAGATGACAGTTGCTGCTTTTAAAATGGAACCTCAGATCAATATTCCCAAACAAATACCATCTTACTTCTCAAAGAAGATCCTTTTTCATAAAAACGACTTTGCCTATCAGGTATATGAAAATATCTGGCAACCTCCTAAAATTTAA